In Vibrio sp. FE10, the following are encoded in one genomic region:
- the csdA gene encoding cysteine desulfurase CsdA, giving the protein MLDINHIREQFPALSQTINQQPLIYLDSAATTQKPQVVIDAISQYYSKQNANVHRGSHSLTAQATSQFEAARDKVAQFIGATSSKEIIWTRGATEALNLIAQTYARSTLQPGDEILVSEMEHHANIVPWQIVAEQTGAKVVKVPMTSDCEFDLVAFNALLNERTKIVALAQITNVTGSRQPIEAVIKKAHKMNAIVVVDGAQGIVHEPVDVAALDADFYVFSGHKLYAPAGIGVLYGKIELLEAMPPWHGGGKMVERVSFSGTTFSELPGKFEAGTPNVAGAIALSTAIEWLHQFEQHDVETHIHQLLQKTYQALNQLGDIQVLGYKPNSSVITFVMDGVHHQDIATLLDQQGIAVRAGHHCAHPLMDALNVKGTVRISFGIYNNMDDVEKLIAAIEKAVDML; this is encoded by the coding sequence ATGCTTGATATCAATCACATCCGAGAGCAGTTTCCTGCGCTATCACAAACCATCAACCAACAACCGTTGATTTACTTAGACAGCGCGGCAACAACACAAAAACCTCAGGTGGTTATTGATGCCATTAGCCAATATTACTCCAAGCAAAATGCCAATGTTCACCGTGGTAGCCACAGCTTAACAGCTCAGGCGACCAGTCAATTTGAAGCGGCCAGAGACAAAGTCGCACAGTTTATCGGCGCGACATCGTCAAAAGAAATTATTTGGACTCGCGGTGCAACCGAAGCACTTAACCTGATCGCACAAACTTACGCTAGAAGTACGCTTCAACCTGGCGATGAGATCTTGGTCAGTGAAATGGAACACCACGCCAACATCGTCCCTTGGCAAATCGTAGCTGAACAAACTGGTGCTAAAGTTGTGAAAGTACCGATGACATCGGACTGCGAGTTTGATCTTGTTGCGTTTAACGCTCTGTTGAATGAGCGAACCAAGATTGTTGCGCTGGCTCAGATAACCAACGTCACTGGTTCTCGTCAGCCGATTGAAGCTGTCATCAAGAAAGCACATAAGATGAATGCAATTGTTGTGGTCGATGGCGCGCAAGGTATTGTTCATGAACCCGTTGATGTTGCTGCTTTAGATGCTGACTTCTACGTTTTCTCAGGACATAAGCTCTATGCTCCAGCAGGCATTGGCGTGCTTTACGGTAAGATTGAATTGTTAGAAGCGATGCCACCTTGGCATGGTGGTGGCAAAATGGTCGAGCGCGTATCCTTTTCTGGCACCACATTTTCTGAACTGCCTGGTAAATTTGAAGCTGGCACGCCAAACGTGGCGGGAGCCATCGCATTAAGTACAGCGATAGAGTGGTTACATCAGTTTGAGCAGCACGATGTGGAAACTCACATCCACCAGCTACTACAGAAAACCTACCAAGCACTCAATCAATTGGGTGATATCCAGGTTCTTGGCTACAAACCCAATTCAAGTGTGATTACTTTTGTGATGGACGGAGTTCACCATCAAGATATTGCGACGCTGTTAGATCAACAAGGCATCGCAGTTCGTGCTGGCCACCACTGTGCACACCCATTAATGGATGCACTTAATGTAAAAGGGACGGTACGGATCTCATTTGGTATTTATAACAATATGGATGATGTTGAAAAGCTCATTGCAGCGATAGAAAAAGCCGTCGATATGCTCTAA
- a CDS encoding outer membrane protein OmpK yields the protein MRKSLLTLGLLAATSAPVMAADYSDGDIHKNDYKWLQFNLMAAIDELPGESTHDYLEMEFGGRSGIFDLYGYVDVFNLTSDPGSDKADADSKIFMKFAPRMSLDGLTGKDLSFGPVQELYVATLMEWDGSNGGVNTQKVGLGSDVMVPWFGKVGLNLYGTYDSKIKDWNGYQVSMNWFKPFYFFENGSFISYQGYIDYQFGMDDDFAALNTTNGGAMFNGIYWHSDSFAVGYGLKGYKDVYGLKDDGLAGKTTGFGHYVAVTYKF from the coding sequence ATGCGTAAATCACTTTTAACTCTTGGCCTACTTGCAGCAACATCTGCTCCAGTAATGGCAGCGGATTATTCTGACGGCGACATTCACAAGAACGATTACAAATGGCTTCAATTCAACCTTATGGCTGCAATTGACGAGCTTCCAGGTGAATCAACTCATGATTACCTAGAAATGGAATTCGGCGGCCGCTCTGGTATCTTCGATCTTTACGGTTACGTTGATGTGTTCAACCTAACGTCTGATCCTGGCAGCGACAAAGCTGACGCAGACTCAAAAATCTTTATGAAGTTCGCACCTCGTATGTCTCTAGACGGACTAACTGGTAAAGACCTTTCTTTCGGTCCAGTTCAAGAGCTATACGTTGCTACTCTTATGGAGTGGGATGGTTCAAACGGTGGTGTAAACACTCAAAAAGTGGGCCTTGGTTCTGACGTAATGGTTCCTTGGTTTGGCAAAGTAGGCCTAAACCTTTACGGTACATACGACTCAAAAATTAAAGACTGGAACGGTTACCAAGTTTCTATGAACTGGTTCAAACCATTCTACTTCTTTGAAAACGGTTCGTTCATCTCTTACCAAGGTTACATCGATTACCAATTCGGCATGGATGACGACTTCGCTGCACTTAACACTACTAACGGTGGTGCTATGTTCAACGGTATCTACTGGCACTCTGACAGCTTCGCGGTTGGTTACGGTCTAAAAGGTTACAAAGACGTATACGGTCTTAAAGATGACGGCCTAGCAGGTAAAACGACAGGCTTCGGTCACTACGTAGCAGTAACTTACAAGTTCTAA
- a CDS encoding porin, which produces MKLKTIVLPLVMLTAAQQASADPYIGASYLYSEYQVENENVDMTDENSGYNLYLGYSFNDLLSIEAGYADFVDTHKDFEHVYSNAWLTSAKVSLPITIFDIYGRAGIGHFESNLGDSNDVYYGVGAGVMIGPARVALEYTMYEAKVIENGYAVSAEFHF; this is translated from the coding sequence ATGAAACTTAAAACAATCGTTCTTCCTCTAGTAATGCTAACTGCCGCTCAACAAGCTTCAGCTGACCCATATATTGGTGCGAGCTACTTATATTCTGAGTACCAAGTAGAGAACGAAAACGTCGATATGACCGATGAGAATAGCGGATACAACTTGTACTTGGGTTACTCATTCAACGACCTTCTTTCTATCGAAGCTGGCTACGCTGACTTTGTCGATACACACAAAGATTTCGAACACGTGTACTCAAATGCATGGCTAACTAGTGCAAAAGTTTCTTTGCCAATCACTATCTTTGACATTTATGGCCGTGCAGGTATTGGGCACTTTGAAAGTAACCTAGGTGATAGCAACGACGTTTACTACGGTGTGGGTGCAGGTGTAATGATTGGCCCGGCTCGTGTTGCTCTTGAATACACAATGTACGAAGCAAAAGTTATCGAGAATGGCTACGCGGTAAGCGCTGAGTTCCACTTCTAA
- a CDS encoding DUF2850 domain-containing protein, which yields MQQAPARKNKIDEITKGLYSEAEQRNQSKLKRKIIERSLMALAMVGTFAVVSLFGDVINRVQDAATPDHLLYGTWVEQDVAHYATDEFVLNANGVSVGGSVISTNFEFDGNYFEYKAGDKTYRFRMTKSDHTEMVLDSDGHYNPVFRLKGYIDNSVR from the coding sequence ATGCAACAAGCTCCAGCAAGAAAGAACAAGATCGATGAAATAACCAAAGGCCTCTACAGTGAAGCTGAGCAACGCAACCAATCTAAATTGAAGCGTAAGATCATTGAACGCAGCCTGATGGCATTAGCTATGGTCGGAACGTTTGCGGTGGTGTCTCTTTTTGGTGATGTTATTAATCGAGTACAAGATGCAGCAACGCCCGATCATTTGCTTTATGGCACTTGGGTTGAACAAGATGTTGCTCATTATGCGACAGATGAATTTGTGCTTAATGCCAACGGTGTCTCAGTCGGTGGTTCGGTCATTTCGACTAACTTTGAGTTTGATGGTAACTACTTTGAATACAAGGCGGGGGATAAAACGTACCGCTTCCGCATGACCAAATCTGATCATACAGAAATGGTGCTCGATTCAGATGGGCACTACAACCCAGTCTTTCGCCTCAAAGGCTATATCGATAATTCCGTTCGATAG
- the panE gene encoding 2-dehydropantoate 2-reductase — protein sequence MNITIVGPGAIGSLWAIKLLQAGHNVSLWGRSADDSMKLSLDEQASLSFSNHNIEKLSESDLVIFTVKAWQVEEATTPLLQYLEPDTILMFMHNGMGAVDDIATQIDGHPVVLATTTQAAFKPNRNNVSHTGIGQTQLGAFNLKGQQCTFLVDVLEHALPAVSWNPEIKTALWTKLAINCAINPLTGLEQVKNGELADQRFSEVLSSIIKELTQVMQAEGITCSFDELETSVNKVIQATAKNNSSMKQDVFYQRKTEIDFITGHLIKTALKHQIEVPVNQKLFAQVKERENSWNHQD from the coding sequence GTGAACATCACGATTGTTGGGCCTGGGGCTATTGGCTCTTTGTGGGCGATAAAACTACTTCAAGCGGGTCATAATGTATCTTTGTGGGGTCGCTCCGCTGACGACTCAATGAAACTATCATTAGATGAACAAGCTTCCCTTTCTTTCAGTAACCACAATATCGAAAAGCTATCGGAAAGTGATCTAGTCATCTTCACGGTCAAAGCTTGGCAAGTAGAAGAAGCAACTACCCCGCTGCTTCAATATCTCGAGCCTGATACCATTCTCATGTTCATGCACAACGGAATGGGCGCGGTTGACGATATAGCCACTCAAATTGATGGTCATCCGGTAGTATTGGCGACCACCACCCAAGCGGCATTCAAACCCAACCGCAACAATGTATCCCACACAGGAATCGGCCAAACACAATTGGGGGCTTTTAACCTCAAGGGTCAACAGTGCACTTTTTTAGTTGATGTGTTGGAACATGCCTTACCTGCCGTGAGTTGGAATCCAGAAATAAAAACAGCGCTATGGACTAAGCTCGCCATCAATTGTGCCATCAACCCACTGACAGGGTTGGAACAAGTCAAAAACGGAGAGCTTGCTGACCAAAGGTTTAGCGAAGTTTTGAGTTCTATAATTAAAGAACTCACACAAGTGATGCAGGCTGAGGGTATTACTTGTTCCTTCGACGAATTAGAGACAAGCGTCAATAAGGTTATTCAAGCGACAGCTAAGAACAATTCCTCAATGAAGCAAGATGTGTTTTACCAACGAAAAACAGAAATCGACTTCATTACCGGACACCTAATAAAAACCGCGCTTAAGCATCAGATAGAAGTTCCGGTTAACCAAAAGCTCTTCGCTCAGGTTAAAGAACGAGAAAATAGCTGGAATCATCAAGATTAG
- the mltA gene encoding murein transglycosylase A — MTLVIKKWLPLVAASLLFGCAQPTDRAQQHLDDEFPRALNKVDQVESNKPRDYTAFSEQAEMVVSKSPSMAKIYEPLYQQLNEWAMQSGDPSELANFGVQTAQLGGGDKQGNVLFTGYFSPVMELRHEANEEYRFPVYGLPDCDKDCPTREEIYNGALEGQGLELGYAANRIDPFMMEVQGSGFVHFGDDDTLKYFAYAGKNNKAYVSIGRVLIDRGLVPREKMSLKAIKEWVMANEPSVVKELLEQNPSFVFFSSREDLSVMGSAGIPLLPMAAVAGDRSILPMGTPILAEVPLLNADGTWSGAHQLRLLLVLDTGGAVKQNHLDLYHGMGPRAGTEAGHYKHFGRVWKLGLDGSATEAPWALPPEKVE; from the coding sequence ATGACTCTTGTGATTAAAAAATGGCTTCCCCTTGTTGCCGCCTCTTTACTATTTGGCTGTGCTCAACCCACCGATCGTGCTCAACAACACCTTGATGATGAATTTCCCCGTGCCTTAAATAAGGTCGATCAGGTTGAATCCAATAAACCAAGAGACTACACCGCATTTTCAGAACAAGCTGAGATGGTGGTTTCTAAATCCCCTTCAATGGCAAAAATCTATGAGCCGCTTTATCAGCAACTTAACGAGTGGGCGATGCAAAGTGGTGATCCGAGCGAGCTAGCCAACTTTGGTGTTCAAACCGCGCAACTTGGTGGTGGCGATAAGCAAGGCAATGTTTTGTTCACGGGCTACTTTTCTCCTGTGATGGAACTGCGCCATGAAGCGAATGAAGAATACCGATTCCCTGTTTATGGACTTCCTGATTGTGATAAAGATTGTCCGACTCGTGAAGAGATCTACAACGGTGCATTAGAAGGCCAAGGTCTTGAATTAGGTTACGCTGCAAATCGTATCGACCCGTTTATGATGGAAGTGCAGGGCAGTGGCTTTGTGCATTTTGGTGACGACGACACGCTTAAATATTTCGCGTATGCGGGTAAGAACAACAAAGCTTACGTGAGCATTGGCCGTGTTTTGATTGATCGAGGCTTAGTTCCACGCGAAAAAATGTCTTTGAAAGCCATTAAAGAGTGGGTCATGGCAAATGAGCCTTCCGTGGTAAAAGAGCTACTTGAGCAAAACCCTTCTTTTGTTTTCTTTAGTTCTAGAGAAGATTTATCGGTAATGGGTAGCGCAGGCATTCCATTGTTACCAATGGCGGCGGTTGCAGGTGATCGCTCTATCTTACCAATGGGAACTCCGATTCTTGCAGAGGTGCCACTATTAAATGCCGATGGTACTTGGAGCGGAGCACACCAACTAAGACTGCTACTGGTTTTGGATACCGGTGGCGCGGTTAAGCAGAACCACTTGGATCTCTACCACGGTATGGGGCCAAGAGCGGGTACTGAAGCGGGTCATTACAAGCATTTTGGTCGAGTGTGGAAGCTGGGTCTAGATGGCAGCGCGACCGAAGCGCCTTGGGCTTTGCCTCCTGAGAAGGTCGAGTAA
- a CDS encoding DUF4397 domain-containing protein, whose amino-acid sequence MKYSPLLAVAISALFIVGCDDDDEPTTQLQAVHASPDAPLANVIVNSQARWTGVDYAQASGYTSVDQGQTSVQVDVQLPGDAVATVIPQSQFDLSGDLDYTVMVVGDADGSNNPVEALVVTRPAEGTATSSSLDVQVVHAATGVGDVNLYVTGPSDPLGAPLGTLGYKDFTDVLNIPAGQYRIRLETVSGSAIAFDSGEITLSGGSELTIAAVPRADSNSASPVKLMVMDGSGSSLIYDMAETAEVRVGHLVNGAPDVDPFVNGAAFAPLADLMFKEIRGFLDLAVGTYDIDIFADGTTTNALIDADGVAVFAGMDYSIYAVGTVSPLNLEALVIPENRRPVATSAVLNITHAAANPIAASVDIYLTENTGIAGSTPALSDVKFKDYVNGIYVAAGSYFVTITVAGQPSVVAIDSAPATLADGVVYQVVAIDDGTGFNLIVSDTTD is encoded by the coding sequence ATGAAATATTCACCATTATTAGCGGTAGCAATTTCAGCGCTGTTCATTGTTGGGTGTGATGACGACGATGAACCAACAACACAACTGCAAGCCGTGCATGCATCACCCGACGCGCCCTTAGCTAATGTTATCGTAAATAGTCAGGCTCGTTGGACTGGCGTTGATTATGCTCAAGCGTCTGGTTACACCTCTGTCGACCAGGGGCAGACATCAGTACAAGTCGATGTGCAATTACCTGGTGATGCTGTCGCCACAGTGATTCCTCAAAGCCAATTCGATTTGAGCGGTGACTTAGATTACACCGTCATGGTGGTCGGCGATGCCGATGGCTCTAATAATCCTGTAGAGGCTTTAGTTGTTACACGCCCTGCAGAGGGGACGGCAACAAGCTCAAGTTTAGACGTGCAAGTTGTACATGCAGCAACAGGAGTTGGTGATGTGAACCTGTATGTTACCGGGCCGAGTGATCCGTTAGGTGCGCCGCTTGGGACTCTTGGTTACAAAGATTTTACTGATGTGCTGAATATCCCAGCTGGTCAGTACCGAATAAGATTAGAAACAGTGAGCGGAAGTGCTATTGCTTTTGATTCTGGGGAGATAACGCTTTCTGGTGGCAGTGAACTTACTATTGCAGCGGTACCAAGAGCTGACTCAAACAGTGCATCTCCGGTGAAGTTGATGGTGATGGACGGTAGCGGTTCATCTTTAATTTACGACATGGCAGAAACTGCCGAAGTAAGAGTCGGGCATTTAGTTAATGGAGCGCCGGATGTAGATCCATTTGTGAACGGAGCTGCATTTGCACCTCTTGCTGATTTGATGTTTAAAGAGATCCGTGGATTTCTAGATTTAGCCGTAGGCACTTACGATATTGATATCTTTGCTGATGGTACAACAACCAACGCATTGATTGATGCAGATGGAGTGGCTGTATTTGCTGGCATGGATTACAGCATCTATGCCGTGGGGACAGTGTCTCCATTGAACTTGGAAGCACTTGTAATCCCTGAGAACCGTCGTCCGGTAGCGACTAGCGCAGTATTGAATATTACCCATGCGGCGGCAAACCCAATTGCAGCTTCGGTAGATATTTACTTGACCGAGAATACGGGTATTGCTGGCAGCACCCCTGCGCTGAGCGATGTGAAATTCAAAGATTATGTGAATGGTATTTATGTTGCGGCGGGGTCTTACTTTGTGACGATTACGGTCGCGGGTCAACCGTCGGTTGTGGCAATTGATTCTGCTCCTGCTACCTTGGCTGATGGTGTGGTGTATCAAGTCGTGGCGATTGATGACGGAACGGGTTTTAATCTTATAGTGAGTGATACAACAGATTAG
- the argA gene encoding amino-acid N-acetyltransferase: MKLRSTALVKGFRQSTPYVNAHRGKTMVIMLGGEAVADRNFGNIISDIALLHSLGVKIVLVHGARPQINQLLAKQDCHTPYHKNIRVTDEYSLGVAMQAAGQLQLAITARLSMSLNNTPMAGTQLNVMSGNFITAQPLGVDDGTDYCHSGRIRRIDIEGINRTLDQGSIVLLGPIASSVTGESFNLLSEEVATQVAIRLKADKLIGFCSEQGVTDQTGNVLAELFPTDAKQILERLTQSQDPAEDMSTGTLRFLKGAISACRAGVPRCHLISYKVDGALIQELFSFDGIGTQVVMASAEQVRQAQIDDIGGIFDLIRPLEEQGILVRRSREQLEQEVHRFTIIEKDGLIIGCAALYAYPEDHMAEMACVAIHPDYRDGNRGQLLLDYMRHQSKSRDIDQIFVLTTHSLHWFREQGFYEIGVDELPMEKQGLYNYQRNSKILALNV; this comes from the coding sequence GTGAAATTAAGAAGTACAGCGCTAGTAAAAGGTTTCAGACAATCAACCCCTTACGTAAATGCTCACCGTGGCAAAACCATGGTAATTATGCTGGGAGGTGAAGCCGTTGCCGATAGAAACTTTGGCAACATTATTAGTGATATTGCCCTACTCCACAGCCTTGGAGTCAAGATTGTTCTTGTTCATGGGGCAAGGCCGCAGATCAACCAACTGCTAGCAAAGCAAGATTGCCATACGCCTTACCACAAGAATATTAGGGTCACCGATGAGTATTCACTGGGTGTTGCGATGCAGGCTGCTGGCCAATTACAACTCGCCATCACCGCTCGACTCTCAATGAGTCTGAACAACACCCCAATGGCAGGCACTCAACTGAACGTCATGAGCGGCAACTTTATTACCGCTCAGCCATTAGGTGTCGATGATGGTACGGATTACTGCCACAGCGGGCGCATTCGTCGAATCGATATAGAAGGGATTAATCGTACACTCGACCAAGGATCCATCGTCCTGCTTGGCCCTATTGCCAGCTCGGTAACGGGCGAAAGCTTTAACCTACTTTCTGAAGAAGTCGCCACTCAAGTGGCCATTCGTTTAAAGGCCGATAAGTTGATTGGTTTTTGCTCGGAGCAAGGGGTAACGGATCAAACCGGTAATGTACTCGCCGAACTTTTCCCCACAGACGCAAAACAAATTCTAGAACGCTTAACTCAATCTCAAGACCCAGCTGAAGACATGAGTACAGGAACACTTCGATTCTTGAAAGGCGCGATCTCTGCTTGTCGTGCTGGTGTGCCTCGTTGTCACTTAATCAGCTACAAAGTGGATGGCGCATTAATCCAAGAGCTGTTCTCTTTCGACGGTATTGGAACCCAAGTGGTCATGGCGAGTGCCGAGCAAGTCAGACAAGCTCAGATTGATGACATCGGTGGTATCTTTGACCTCATTCGCCCTCTTGAAGAACAAGGTATTCTCGTTCGTCGTTCAAGAGAGCAGTTAGAACAAGAAGTCCATCGTTTTACCATCATCGAAAAAGACGGTCTGATTATTGGCTGCGCTGCACTATATGCTTATCCCGAAGATCATATGGCAGAGATGGCGTGTGTGGCTATCCACCCTGACTACCGCGATGGAAACCGTGGGCAATTACTGCTGGATTATATGCGTCATCAATCCAAGTCGCGTGACATCGACCAGATCTTTGTTCTTACCACACATAGCCTTCATTGGTTCCGTGAACAGGGTTTTTACGAGATAGGTGTTGATGAATTACCGATGGAAAAACAGGGTCTATACAACTATCAGAGAAACTCAAAGATCTTAGCGTTAAATGTGTAA
- the csdE gene encoding cysteine desulfurase sulfur acceptor subunit CsdE, with product MMSFPSSPFGKEINSNDIVAKMQTFSGWEDRYRQVIQWGKKLPIMPDELKNDQVVVSGCESQVWLVSQNIDGVWYFCADSDARIVRGLIALVMAAYDGKTSEQIQAFDIDGYFEEVGLITHLSPSRGNGLKAIVEQIKLLSA from the coding sequence ATGATGTCATTCCCAAGCTCTCCATTCGGCAAAGAAATTAACAGCAATGATATTGTCGCAAAGATGCAGACTTTCAGCGGTTGGGAAGACCGTTATCGTCAAGTGATTCAATGGGGCAAGAAACTGCCAATCATGCCTGACGAGCTGAAAAATGATCAGGTTGTGGTTTCTGGTTGTGAAAGCCAAGTGTGGCTAGTTTCTCAGAACATCGACGGTGTTTGGTATTTTTGTGCAGATTCGGATGCGCGTATTGTGCGTGGTCTTATTGCTTTAGTGATGGCCGCGTATGACGGTAAAACATCAGAGCAGATTCAAGCGTTCGATATTGATGGATACTTCGAAGAGGTCGGCTTAATTACTCACCTTAGCCCTTCTAGAGGGAATGGTCTGAAGGCGATTGTTGAACAGATAAAGCTTCTTTCAGCTTAG
- the tcdA gene encoding tRNA cyclic N6-threonylcarbamoyladenosine(37) synthase TcdA: MRELTTPASENYDQRFGGTRRLYGNSEVDILRAAHVCVIGIGGVGSWAVEALARTGLGELTLIDMDDVCVTNINRQIHAMSGTVGKSKIEVMAERVKLINPECKVNLIDDFIGPDNQSEYLSKDFDFVLDAIDSMKAKASLLAYCRSNKIKVITTGGAGGQVDPTQIKVADLTKTIQDPLAKKLKDTLRRHHNFPKNPARKFGIDCVFSTEQLKYPQADGSVCAAKATAEGPKRMDCATGFGAATVVTATFGFVAVSRIVEKIVQKHTK, from the coding sequence ATGCGTGAATTGACCACTCCAGCTTCAGAAAACTATGACCAACGATTTGGTGGCACTCGTCGCCTATATGGCAATAGTGAAGTCGACATACTTAGAGCGGCACACGTGTGTGTTATCGGTATTGGTGGCGTGGGTTCATGGGCTGTTGAAGCGCTTGCTCGTACTGGTTTAGGTGAGCTGACGTTGATCGATATGGATGACGTTTGCGTGACTAACATCAACCGTCAGATCCACGCTATGTCGGGTACGGTTGGTAAGAGCAAAATCGAAGTGATGGCTGAGCGCGTTAAGTTGATTAACCCTGAATGTAAAGTGAACCTGATAGACGATTTTATTGGTCCTGACAATCAGTCTGAATACTTGTCGAAAGATTTCGATTTTGTTCTCGATGCGATTGATAGCATGAAAGCTAAGGCTTCGCTGTTGGCGTATTGTCGTAGTAACAAGATCAAAGTGATCACCACTGGTGGTGCGGGTGGCCAAGTTGACCCAACTCAAATCAAAGTGGCTGATCTGACTAAGACGATTCAAGATCCGTTAGCGAAGAAACTGAAAGACACGTTGCGTCGCCATCACAATTTCCCTAAGAACCCAGCACGTAAGTTTGGCATCGATTGTGTGTTCTCGACTGAGCAACTTAAATACCCTCAAGCTGACGGCAGTGTATGTGCTGCGAAAGCGACCGCAGAAGGTCCAAAGCGCATGGATTGTGCGACGGGGTTTGGTGCAGCAACGGTTGTAACGGCTACGTTTGGTTTTGTGGCGGTTTCACGTATCGTAGAAAAGATCGTTCAAAAGCATACTAAATAA